A genome region from Ahaetulla prasina isolate Xishuangbanna chromosome 8, ASM2864084v1, whole genome shotgun sequence includes the following:
- the HNRNPD gene encoding heterogeneous nuclear ribonucleoprotein D0 isoform X1 produces MSDDQFAGDEALAEASEETEQLEGIEAPGGDGVDEAEGGGEGGGGGGGGGGSGESEGAKIDASKNEEDEGKMFIGGLSWDTTKKDLKDYFTKFGEVVDCTLKLDPITGRSRGFGFVLFKESESVEKVVDQKEHKLNGKVIDPKRAKAMKTKEPVKKIFVGGLSPDTPEEKIREYFGGFGEVESIELPMDNKTNKRRGFCFITFKDEEPVKKIMEKKYHNVGLIKCEIKVAMSKEQYQQQQQWGTRGGFSGRTRGRGGGSNQSWNTGYSNYWNQGYGNYGYNSQGYGGYGGYDYTGYNNYYGYGDYSSGQAVFSTGRFILRRLVPPANRSQTKK; encoded by the exons ATGTCGGACGATCAGTTCGCCGGAGACGAAGCCCTGGCGGAGGCTTCGGAAGAGACCGAGCAGCTTGAAGGGATCGAGGCTCCCGGCGGCGACGGCGTGGATGAGGCCGAGGGAGGTGGAGAAGGCGgagggggaggcggcggcggcggcggctcaggcGAATCGGAGGGAGCCAAAATCGACGCCAGCAAGAACGAGGAGGATGAAGG AAAAATGTTCATCGGCGGCCTTAGCTGGGATACTACAAAGAAGGATCTTAAGGATTACTTCACAAAATTTGGTGAGGTTGTAGATTGCACTCTGAAGTTAGACCCAATTACAGGGCGGTCAAGAGGCTTTGGCTTTGTGCTGTTCAAAGAATCTGAGAGTGTGGAAAAG GTCGTGGATCAGAAAGAGCACAAACTGAATGGCAAAGTGATTGATCCTAAAAGAGCTAAAGCAATGAAAACAAAAGAACCAGTGAAAAAGATTTTTGTGGGTGGCTTATCACCAGATACGCCAGAAGAGAAAATAAGGGAGTATTTTGGAGGTTTTGGTGAG GTGGAATCAATAGAACTTCCTATGGACAACAAAACCAATAAGCGCAGAGGATTTTGCTTCATTACTTTCAAAGATGAAGAACCAGTGAAGAAAATCATGGAGAAAAAATATCATAACGTTGGTCTTATTAAA TGCGAAATAAAAGTAGCAATGTCAAAAGAGCAATATCAGCAGCAACAGCAGTGGGGAACTCGAGGCGGATTTTCTGGAAGAACCCGTGGCCGTGGTGGAG GCTCCAATCAAAGCTGGAACACAGGATACAGTAATTATTGGAACCAGGGGTATGGCAACTATGGATACAACAGTCAAGGTTATGGAGGCTACGGAGGCTATGACTACACTGGCTACAATAACTATTATGGATATGGAGATTATAGCA gTGGACAAGCAGTATTCTCCACTGGAAGATTCATTTTGAGGCGGCTTGTGCCGCCTGCTAACCGCAGTcaaactaaaaaataa
- the HNRNPD gene encoding heterogeneous nuclear ribonucleoprotein D0 isoform X2, protein MSDDQFAGDEALAEASEETEQLEGIEAPGGDGVDEAEGGGEGGGGGGGGGGSGESEGAKIDASKNEEDEGKMFIGGLSWDTTKKDLKDYFTKFGEVVDCTLKLDPITGRSRGFGFVLFKESESVEKVVDQKEHKLNGKVIDPKRAKAMKTKEPVKKIFVGGLSPDTPEEKIREYFGGFGEVESIELPMDNKTNKRRGFCFITFKDEEPVKKIMEKKYHNVGLIKCEIKVAMSKEQYQQQQQWGTRGGFSGRTRGRGGGSNQSWNTGYSNYWNQGYGNYGYNSQGYGGYGGYDYTGYNNYYGYGDYSNQQSGYGKVSRRGGHQNSYKPY, encoded by the exons ATGTCGGACGATCAGTTCGCCGGAGACGAAGCCCTGGCGGAGGCTTCGGAAGAGACCGAGCAGCTTGAAGGGATCGAGGCTCCCGGCGGCGACGGCGTGGATGAGGCCGAGGGAGGTGGAGAAGGCGgagggggaggcggcggcggcggcggctcaggcGAATCGGAGGGAGCCAAAATCGACGCCAGCAAGAACGAGGAGGATGAAGG AAAAATGTTCATCGGCGGCCTTAGCTGGGATACTACAAAGAAGGATCTTAAGGATTACTTCACAAAATTTGGTGAGGTTGTAGATTGCACTCTGAAGTTAGACCCAATTACAGGGCGGTCAAGAGGCTTTGGCTTTGTGCTGTTCAAAGAATCTGAGAGTGTGGAAAAG GTCGTGGATCAGAAAGAGCACAAACTGAATGGCAAAGTGATTGATCCTAAAAGAGCTAAAGCAATGAAAACAAAAGAACCAGTGAAAAAGATTTTTGTGGGTGGCTTATCACCAGATACGCCAGAAGAGAAAATAAGGGAGTATTTTGGAGGTTTTGGTGAG GTGGAATCAATAGAACTTCCTATGGACAACAAAACCAATAAGCGCAGAGGATTTTGCTTCATTACTTTCAAAGATGAAGAACCAGTGAAGAAAATCATGGAGAAAAAATATCATAACGTTGGTCTTATTAAA TGCGAAATAAAAGTAGCAATGTCAAAAGAGCAATATCAGCAGCAACAGCAGTGGGGAACTCGAGGCGGATTTTCTGGAAGAACCCGTGGCCGTGGTGGAG GCTCCAATCAAAGCTGGAACACAGGATACAGTAATTATTGGAACCAGGGGTATGGCAACTATGGATACAACAGTCAAGGTTATGGAGGCTACGGAGGCTATGACTACACTGGCTACAATAACTATTATGGATATGGAGATTATAGCA ATCAGCAGAGTGGTTACGGGAAGGTATCTCGGCGAGGAGGCCATCAAAACAGCTACAAACCCTACTAA